From a single Lolium rigidum isolate FL_2022 chromosome 7, APGP_CSIRO_Lrig_0.1, whole genome shotgun sequence genomic region:
- the LOC124679500 gene encoding probable aquaporin PIP1-2, giving the protein MEGKEEDVRLGANKFSERQPIGTAAQGSEDKDYKEPPPAPLFEPGELKSWSFYRAGIAEFMATFLFLYVTILTVMGVNNSPSKCASVGIQGIAWSFGGMIFALVYCTAGISGGHINPAVTFGLFLARKLSLTRAVFYIVMQCLGAICGAGVVKGFQQGLYMSSGGGANAVNAGYTKGDGLGAEIVGTFVLVYTVFSATDAKRNARDSHVPILAPLPIGFAVFLVHLATIPITGTGINPARSLGAAIIYNREHTWSDHWIFWVGPFIGAALAAVYHQVVIRAIPFKSKS; this is encoded by the exons ATGGAGGGCAAGGAGGAGGATGTCCGCCTGGGGGCGAACAAGTTCTCGGAGAGGCAGCCCATCGGCACGGCGGCGCAGGGCTCCGAGGACAAGGACTACAAGGAACCCCCTCCGGCGCCGCTGTTCGAGCCCGGCGAACTCAAGTCCTGGTCCTTCTACCGCGCCGGCATCGCCGAGTTCATGGccaccttcctcttcctctacgTGACCATCCTCACCGTCATGGGCGTCAACAACTCCCCGTCCAAGTGCGCCTCCGTCGGCATCCAGGGCATCGCCTGGTCTTTCGGCGGCATGATCTTCGCGCTCGTCTACTGCACCGCCGGCATCTCCG GCGGGCACATCAACCCGGCGGTGACGTTCGGGCTGTTCCTGGCCAGGAAGCTGTCGCTGACCAGGGCGGTGTTCTACATCGTGATGCAGTGCCTCGGCGCCATCTGCGGCGCCGGCGTGGTCAAGGGGTTCCAGCAGGGCCTGTACATGAGCAGCGGTGGAGGCGCCAACGCCGTGAACGCCGGCTACACCAAGGGCGACGGCCTCGGCGCTGAGATCGTCGGCACCTTCGTCCTTGTCTACACCGTCTTCTCCGCCACCGACGCCAAGAGGAACGCCAGGGACTCCCACGTTCCG ATCCTTGCCCCACTGCCTATTGGGTTCGCAGTGTTCCTGGTCCACCTCGCCACCATCCCCATCACCGGCACCGGCATCAACCCGGCCAGGAGCCTCGGCGCTGCCATCATCTACAACAGGGAGCACACCTGGTCAGACCAC TGGATCTTCTGGGTCGGCCCCTTCATCGGCGCCGCCCTGGCTGCCGTGTACCACCAGGTGGTCATCAGGGCCATCCCATTCAAGAGCAAGTCCTAA